In Populus trichocarpa isolate Nisqually-1 chromosome 7, P.trichocarpa_v4.1, whole genome shotgun sequence, the following proteins share a genomic window:
- the LOC112328231 gene encoding uncharacterized protein LOC112328231 — MAETCKCAFLILAFVTCFQILFIEGRSIKQTNKQEHVTNEIEPLKEMANQSTNTNLHHNTANNQKVSLPSPPVHIPTVHHSKAGRKEMTPPMVPSFSGSPGVRHPKTPGANSVTTVKDDFKPITSGQSPGVGHNNDNSVTAFKDDFQPTTPGNSPGVGHILVDEDDSEDDDPKAPGTSSSNERSGAAFKPTTPGHSPGVGHMSSVDQSDKTDLKASKTELSVTTPGHSPGVDHTLSDEDEDASEDVDPKAPGTGSSIKRSGAAFKPTTPGHSPGIGHMSSVDQSDKTDSKASEIEHSVKTPGHSSRVGHILSDEDADDSEDVDPKAPGTGSSIKRSGAAFKPTTPGHSPGIGHMSSVDQSDKIDSKASEIEHFNTEHSVTTPGHSPAVGHILSDEDEDDNEDVDPKAPGTGSSIKRSGAAFKPTTPGHSPGIGHMSSVDQSDKTDRKATNIEHSVARVPDGFRPAVPIQGPGVGHVFQAQTKN, encoded by the exons ATGGCCGAAACATGTAAATGCGCTTTCCTTATTCTTGCATTTGTTACCTGCTTCCAAATCCTGTTTATTGAAGGAAGGTCAATTAAGCAAACGAATAAGCAGGAACATGTTACCAATGAAATAGAGCCGCTAAAAGAAATGGCCAACCAAAGTACGAATACCAACTTGCACCACAACACTGCAAATAATCAAAAAGTTTCTCTCCCTTCACCCCCAGTTCACATTCCGACTGTTCACCATTCCAAGGCAGGCAGAAAAGAAATGACCCCTCCTATGGTCCCAAGCTTCAGCGGTTCTCCTGGTGTTAGGCATCCAAAGACACCGGGGGCTAACTCTGTCACTACTGTGAAAGATGATTTCAAACCCATAACATCTGGTCAGAGTCCTGGTGTTGGCCACAACAATGACAATTCTGTCACTgctttcaaagatgatttccaACCCACAACACCAGGTAACAGTCCTGGAGTTGGCCATATTCTTGTAGATGAAGATGACAGTGAAGATGATGATCCAAAGGCACCTGGTACTAGCTCCAGTAATGAACGTTCTGGTGCAGCATTCAAACCCACAACACCAGGTCACAGCCCTGGCGTTGGCCATATGTCATCAGTAGATCAAAGTGATAAGACTGATCTAAAGGCATCCAAAACTGAACTTTCTGTCACAACACCAGGTCATAGTCCCGGGGTTGACCATACTCTTtcagatgaagatgaagatgctAGTGAAGATGTTGATCCAAAGGCACCCGGTACTGGCTCCAGTATAAAACGTTCTGGTGCAGCATTCAAACCCACAACACCAGGTCACAGCCCTGGCATTGGCCATATGTCATCAGTAGATCAAAGTGATAAGACCGATTCAAAGGCATCCGAAATTGAACATTCTGTCAAAACACCAGGTCATAGTTCCAGGGTTGGCCATATTCTTTCAGATGAAGATGCAGATGATAGTGAAGATGTTGATCCAAAGGCACCCGGTACTGGCTCCAGTATAAAACGTTCTGGTGCAGCATTCAAACCCACAACACCAG GTCACAGCCCTGGCATTGGCCATATGTCATCAGTAGATCAAAGTGATAAGATCGATTCAAAGGCATCCGAAATTGAACATTTTAACACTGAACATTCTGTCACAACACCAGGTCATAGTCCCGCGGTTGGCCATATTCTTtcagatgaagatgaagatgataaTGAAGATGTTGATCCAAAGGCACCCGGTACTGGCTCCAGTATAAAACGTTCTGGTGCAGCATTTAAACCCACAACACCAGGTCACAGCCCTGGCATTGGCCATATGTCATCAGTAGATCAAAGTGATAAGACCGATCGAAAGGCAACCAACATTGAACATTCTGTCGCTAGAGTGCCAGATGGTTTCCGACCCGCGGTACCAATTCAGGGCCCTGGGGTTGGTCATGTTTTCCAAGCACAAACGAAGAACTAA